From Leptospira venezuelensis, a single genomic window includes:
- a CDS encoding type II secretion system F family protein, with protein sequence MALYTYIAFNKKGKEEKGIIDAPNIQSARAKLKGKGLYVRQISEDAERKDRELFPFLAKLLYRVPKKIIGLFSRQLGTLLGAGIPLDKSLSSIIEQTDHEVFRKVVIAMQADITEGTSLSDSMRKHPDIFPNQYPSLVSVGERTGDYETALMRLAEMEEKNMQLKSKVTTALVYPGIIFCLLQIVIIFLLTTVVPQIEHLFIEFNATLPMITQIVIGSSRLLTGYWFLIFPMIASGIVGFFYYKSTPEGKEKWEKFVLRIPIIRTLNKKVLISNFARNLGILLTNRVPLIISLQIVEQIVDHTVFGQEIRNACDRIREGEKLSAAFTGSEILPQLVLGMLSAGEVSDRVPEMLNKLAEIYDQEVDSSLKNATQAIEPLMLVFMGFAIGIIMAAIIVPMFSLTQNLQGI encoded by the coding sequence ATGGCACTTTATACTTATATTGCATTTAACAAAAAAGGAAAGGAAGAGAAGGGGATTATCGATGCCCCGAATATCCAATCCGCAAGAGCAAAACTTAAAGGAAAAGGTCTTTACGTTCGCCAAATTTCCGAAGACGCGGAAAGAAAGGATAGAGAACTTTTTCCGTTCTTAGCTAAACTTCTTTATAGAGTTCCTAAAAAGATCATAGGTCTTTTTTCCAGACAATTAGGAACTCTTTTGGGCGCTGGTATTCCTCTAGACAAATCACTTTCTAGTATCATTGAACAAACTGATCATGAAGTTTTTAGAAAAGTAGTGATCGCTATGCAGGCGGACATTACCGAAGGAACTTCCTTATCCGATTCGATGAGAAAACATCCGGATATTTTTCCAAATCAGTATCCATCTCTTGTCTCTGTAGGAGAAAGAACGGGAGATTACGAAACTGCACTGATGCGTCTTGCTGAGATGGAAGAAAAAAACATGCAGTTAAAAAGTAAAGTAACCACGGCACTTGTTTATCCTGGAATTATTTTCTGTCTCTTACAGATCGTAATCATATTCCTACTTACCACGGTAGTTCCCCAGATTGAACATTTATTCATAGAATTTAATGCTACACTTCCTATGATCACTCAGATCGTAATCGGAAGTTCCAGACTTCTGACAGGATATTGGTTCTTGATCTTCCCAATGATAGCTAGCGGAATCGTGGGCTTCTTCTATTATAAGTCCACTCCGGAAGGTAAGGAAAAATGGGAGAAATTCGTTCTTAGAATCCCAATCATCCGAACTCTCAATAAAAAAGTACTTATATCTAATTTCGCGAGGAACCTAGGAATACTTCTTACTAATAGAGTACCTCTCATTATTTCCCTCCAAATCGTAGAACAAATCGTTGATCATACCGTTTTCGGACAAGAAATCAGAAATGCGTGCGATAGAATTAGAGAAGGAGAGAAACTTTCCGCTGCATTCACTGGGTCAGAAATATTGCCCCAGCTTGTTTTAGGTATGTTGTCCGCTGGAGAAGTTTCGGATAGAGTACCTGAGATGTTGAATAAACTGGCGGAAATCTACGACCAAGAAGTGGATTCATCTCTTAAAAATGCAACCCAAGCAATCGAACCATTAATGCTTGTTTTTATGGGATTTGCGATCGGTATCATTATGGCAGCGATCATCGTTCCGATGTTCAGCTTGACCCAAAACTTGCAAGGTATATAA